GACGCCGTCGCCGACACACGCTACCCGGTAACCCACCCCCTCCCGCACCCCCACAAACCCGCCCACCCCACGCCGTCCTCACCCGCCACCGCGACACCGCGCCGATCTTGCTCTTACCGTCGCGGCATAACATCCCAATCCCGACATCCGAACGACCACGACTGCATGATCGACAGGGCGTCGGGGGGTGGGGCCGGGGCAGGGGGTGGGGTCGTCAGGCGGTCTTGCGGGGGGTGGTCTTCTTGGCGGGCTTCTTCTCGGCGGTCTTCTTGGCGGGCTGGGCCTTCTTGGCGGTGGTCTTCTTCTCGGCGGTGGCCTTCTTCGCGGTGGTCTTCTTCGCGGGGGCCTTGGCCGCCTTCTTCTGGGCCGCCTTCTTCTGCTGGGCCGAGCGGGCCGACGAGATCGGGGTCGGCTCGGCGGCGCCCCCACCGGCGGGTGCCTCGCCCCGGGCGGCGCGGGCCCGGTCCACGGATGCCTTGAGCGCCGCCATCAGGTCCACCGCGGCGGCCGGGGCCTCCTCGACCTCCTCCGGCTGGACCACCTCGCGGCCCTCCACCTTCGCGTCGATGACCTCCTGCAACGCCGCACGGTAGTCGTCGGTGAACTCGTCCGGGTGGAAGTCCCCGGCCATCGAGTCGATCAGCGAGGTGGCCATCGCCAGCTCCGGCGGGCGGACCTTCAGGTCCTCGTCGAGGAAGCCGAAGTCCGGCTTACGGATCTCGTCGGGCCAGAGCATCGTGTTCAACAGCAGCACGCCGTCACGGACCCGGAGGGTGGCCAGCTGCTCCCGCTGGCGCAGCGCCACCTTGACGATCGCCACCCGCTCGGAATCGGTGAGCGCGTCCCGCAGCAGGAGGTACGGCTTTGTCGCGGTGCCTTCCGGCTCCAGGAAGTACGCCTTGTTGTAGAGGATCGGGTCGACCTGCTCGGCCGGGACGAATTCCAGCACGTCGATCGCGTGGGAGGTGCTCAACGGCAGGTCGGCGAAGTCCTCGTCGGTGAGGATGACCATCTCCCCGCCGCCGATGTCGTAGCCCTTGGCGATGTCGTCGTAGGTGACCTCCTCGCCGCAGACCTGGCAGGTGCGCTTGTACCGGATCCGTCCGCCGTCTGACCGGTGCACCTGGTGGAACCGGATGTCCTTCTCCTCCGTAGCGGAGTAGAGCTTGACCGCGATCGAGACCAGCCCGAACGACACAGCTCCCTTCCAGATGGCCCGCATCCTGCGCCTCCTTCCACCCGTATCGACCATGCTTGCATCACCGGGAACGGGACGCGATACGTTCGGTTGCCAACTACAGTTCGATTCGTGCCCGGCGCGCCGCTCAAGCCGATGCTCGCGATGACCGGGCAGCTCCCGGCCGGCGCCGGCTGGGCGTACGAGTTCAAGTGGGACGGCGTACGCGCGCTCGCCGACATCGCCGCCGGACGGCAGCACCTCTACGCCCGCTCCGGCGTGGAGATCACCACCGCCTACCCCGAGCTGATCCCGCTCGGCGAGCAGATCGACGACGCCCTGCTCGACGGCGAGGTGGTCCTCTTCGACCAGGCCGGCCGGCCGTCGTTCACCGCCCTGGCCGAGCGGATGCACGTGCGGAACCCCGTGAAGGCGGCCCGGCTGGCGGCCACCGTCCCGGTCACGTACATGATCTTCGACCTGTTGCGGCTGCGCGGCGAGGACCTCACCGGCTGGCCGTACGCCCGGCGCCGGGAGGCCCTCGACGGCCTGGGGCTGGGCGCGGCGCGGTGGGCGGTCCCGCCGGTCTTCTTCGACGGCCCGGCCACCTACCAGGCCGCCGGTGAGCACGGCCTCGAAGGGGTGCTGGCCAAGCAGGTCGGGTCGGCCTACCGACCCGGGGTGCGCTCGCCGGACTGGGTGAAGGTCAAGCTGGAGGTGACCGGTGACTTCGTGGTCGGCGGCTGGCGGCCCGGCGCGCGGAGGATCGGCGGCCTGCTGGTCGGGGTGCCCGGCGGTGGCGGGCGGCTCGTCTACCGGGGGCGGGTCGGTGGCGGGATCGGCGCGGCACTCGAACGGGAGCTGCTGCGCGAACTGGAGCCGCTGCGCACCGCCGCGTCACCGTTCCGCGACGACGTGCCCCGCGAGGATGCCCGGGGCGCGATCTGGGTAACCC
This is a stretch of genomic DNA from Micromonospora sp. WMMD1082. It encodes these proteins:
- a CDS encoding Ku protein, translating into MRAIWKGAVSFGLVSIAVKLYSATEEKDIRFHQVHRSDGGRIRYKRTCQVCGEEVTYDDIAKGYDIGGGEMVILTDEDFADLPLSTSHAIDVLEFVPAEQVDPILYNKAYFLEPEGTATKPYLLLRDALTDSERVAIVKVALRQREQLATLRVRDGVLLLNTMLWPDEIRKPDFGFLDEDLKVRPPELAMATSLIDSMAGDFHPDEFTDDYRAALQEVIDAKVEGREVVQPEEVEEAPAAAVDLMAALKASVDRARAARGEAPAGGGAAEPTPISSARSAQQKKAAQKKAAKAPAKKTTAKKATAEKKTTAKKAQPAKKTAEKKPAKKTTPRKTA
- the ligD gene encoding non-homologous end-joining DNA ligase, with amino-acid sequence MPGAPLKPMLAMTGQLPAGAGWAYEFKWDGVRALADIAAGRQHLYARSGVEITTAYPELIPLGEQIDDALLDGEVVLFDQAGRPSFTALAERMHVRNPVKAARLAATVPVTYMIFDLLRLRGEDLTGWPYARRREALDGLGLGAARWAVPPVFFDGPATYQAAGEHGLEGVLAKQVGSAYRPGVRSPDWVKVKLEVTGDFVVGGWRPGARRIGGLLVGVPGGGGRLVYRGRVGGGIGAALERELLRELEPLRTAASPFRDDVPREDARGAIWVTPQVVVEVKYGQRTPDGRLRFPRILRLRPDKPAGEVDDAS